A region from the Canis lupus familiaris isolate Mischka breed German Shepherd chromosome 3, alternate assembly UU_Cfam_GSD_1.0, whole genome shotgun sequence genome encodes:
- the C1QTNF7 gene encoding complement C1q tumor necrosis factor-related protein 7 isoform X1 gives MPRKEPKMFILLYVTSFAICASGQPRGNQFKGESYSPRYICSIPGLPGPPGPPGANGSPGPHGRIGLPGRDGRDGRKGEKGEKGAAGLRGKTGPLGLAGEKGDQGETGKKGPVGPEGEKGEVGPVGPPGAKGDRGEQGDPGPPGICRCGSIMLKSAFSVGITTSYPEERLPIIFNKVLFNEGEHYNPATGKFICAFPGIYYFSYDITLANKHLAIGLVHNGQYRIKTFDANTGNHDVASGSTVIYLQPEDEVWLEIFFTDQNGLFSDPGWADSLFSGFLLYVDTDYLDSISEDDEL, from the exons AGCCAAAGATGTTTATCTTGCTCTATGTTACAAGTTTTGCCATTTGTGCCAGTGGACAGCCTCGAGGTAATCAGTTCAAAGGAGAGAGCTACTCCCCAAGATATATCTGTAGCATTCCTGGCTTACCTGGACCTCCAGGACCCCCTGGAGCAAATGGTTCCCCTGGGCCCCATGGTCGGATCGGCCTTCCAGGACGAGATGGTAGAGACggcaggaaaggagagaaaggtgaAAAGGGAGCTGCAG GTTTGAGAGGTAAGACTGGACCGCTGGGCCTTGCTGGAGAGAAAGGTGACCAAGGAGAGACTGGAAAGAAAGGACCTGTGGgaccagagggagaaaaaggggaAGTAGGTCCAGTTGGACCTCCTGGAGCAAAGGGGGACAGAGGAGAGCAAGGAGACCCAGGGCCGCCTGGAATTTGTAGATGTGGAAGCATCATGCTCAAATCTGCCTTTTCTGTTGGCATCACAACCAGCTACCCAGAAGAAAGGCTACCAATTATATTTAACAAGGTCCTCTTTAATGAGGGAGAGCACTACAACCCTGCGACTGGGAAGTTCATCTGTGCCTTCCCAGGGATCTATTACTTTTCTTATGATATCACATTGGCGAATAAGCATCTGGCAATCGGGCTGGTACACAATGGACAGTACCGGATAAAGACCTTTGATGCCAACACGGGGAACCATGACGTGGCTTCGGGGTCCACGGTCATCTATCTACAGCCAGAAGACGAAGTCTGGCTGGAGATCTTCTTCACTGACCAGAATGGCCTCTTCTCAGACCCAGGTTGGGCAGACAGCTTGTTCTCCGGATTTCTCTTATATGTTGACACAGATTATCTAGATTCCATATCAGAAGATGATGAGCTGTGA
- the C1QTNF7 gene encoding complement C1q tumor necrosis factor-related protein 7 isoform X2: protein MFILLYVTSFAICASGQPRGNQFKGESYSPRYICSIPGLPGPPGPPGANGSPGPHGRIGLPGRDGRDGRKGEKGEKGAAGLRGKTGPLGLAGEKGDQGETGKKGPVGPEGEKGEVGPVGPPGAKGDRGEQGDPGPPGICRCGSIMLKSAFSVGITTSYPEERLPIIFNKVLFNEGEHYNPATGKFICAFPGIYYFSYDITLANKHLAIGLVHNGQYRIKTFDANTGNHDVASGSTVIYLQPEDEVWLEIFFTDQNGLFSDPGWADSLFSGFLLYVDTDYLDSISEDDEL from the exons ATGTTTATCTTGCTCTATGTTACAAGTTTTGCCATTTGTGCCAGTGGACAGCCTCGAGGTAATCAGTTCAAAGGAGAGAGCTACTCCCCAAGATATATCTGTAGCATTCCTGGCTTACCTGGACCTCCAGGACCCCCTGGAGCAAATGGTTCCCCTGGGCCCCATGGTCGGATCGGCCTTCCAGGACGAGATGGTAGAGACggcaggaaaggagagaaaggtgaAAAGGGAGCTGCAG GTTTGAGAGGTAAGACTGGACCGCTGGGCCTTGCTGGAGAGAAAGGTGACCAAGGAGAGACTGGAAAGAAAGGACCTGTGGgaccagagggagaaaaaggggaAGTAGGTCCAGTTGGACCTCCTGGAGCAAAGGGGGACAGAGGAGAGCAAGGAGACCCAGGGCCGCCTGGAATTTGTAGATGTGGAAGCATCATGCTCAAATCTGCCTTTTCTGTTGGCATCACAACCAGCTACCCAGAAGAAAGGCTACCAATTATATTTAACAAGGTCCTCTTTAATGAGGGAGAGCACTACAACCCTGCGACTGGGAAGTTCATCTGTGCCTTCCCAGGGATCTATTACTTTTCTTATGATATCACATTGGCGAATAAGCATCTGGCAATCGGGCTGGTACACAATGGACAGTACCGGATAAAGACCTTTGATGCCAACACGGGGAACCATGACGTGGCTTCGGGGTCCACGGTCATCTATCTACAGCCAGAAGACGAAGTCTGGCTGGAGATCTTCTTCACTGACCAGAATGGCCTCTTCTCAGACCCAGGTTGGGCAGACAGCTTGTTCTCCGGATTTCTCTTATATGTTGACACAGATTATCTAGATTCCATATCAGAAGATGATGAGCTGTGA